In Candidatus Binatia bacterium, the sequence AACCAGATCGTAGGAATTCTCCTGAGACTCGCCGGGCTGGAGGATCGATGTCGACCCCAATTGCTCGGCGGCCGTCCGCTGGTGGCTGCGCTTCGCGGTGATGTCGACGCTGGCGGCGCCCGCCCTGACCAGACAGAAAGCCGTCAGCAAGCCGATGGTGCCCCCACCCAGAACAAGAGCCTTCTTTCCCACCGGCGATGGCCCCAAACGTAAGGCGTGTACGGCCACGGCGACCGGCTCGGCGAAAGTGGCTACTTCCGAGGAGAGACTCTCGGGGACACGATGGATCTGGCTCGGTAATACGTCGAGAAACTCGGCAAAACCGCCAGGTCGGTCGACGCCAACCAGCCCGAGCTGTGTGCATAATTGTCGTGAGCCCGCCTTGCAGTAGGAACAGGCCCCGCAGCTTCGGACGGCCTCGACCGTCACCCGTTCCCCGGCTCGCACGCTGCTTCCTTCCGGGACGTCGCCGGTGACTTCGCCGACAATCTCGTGGCCGGGACAGATTGCCGGAACAAACCCATGTCGGAACCAATGCAGATCCGAACCGCAGATACCGCAGCGGAGAACCGACAGTCGAATCTCTCCGGACGGAAGCGGTGGAAGGTCACGTTCGCCACAGGCGACATTCCCCTCAATGCCAACCAAAGCCTTCATCTTCTCC encodes:
- a CDS encoding alcohol dehydrogenase catalytic domain-containing protein is translated as MKALVGIEGNVACGERDLPPLPSGEIRLSVLRCGICGSDLHWFRHGFVPAICPGHEIVGEVTGDVPEGSSVRAGERVTVEAVRSCGACSYCKAGSRQLCTQLGLVGVDRPGGFAEFLDVLPSQIHRVPESLSSEVATFAEPVAVAVHALRLGPSPVGKKALVLGGGTIGLLTAFCLVRAGAASVDITAKRSHQRTAAEQLGSTSILQPGESQENSYDLVYETVGGDGATITEALSAVRPGGTIVVLGVFADPPLLPALQLMCKEIRMVGAMCYGTASGVADFETAHQILKDDGDAIAARLLTHSYPLEQVDEAFSTALDKDSGSIKVQVAI